The Micromonospora sp. Llam0 genome includes a window with the following:
- a CDS encoding heavy metal translocating P-type ATPase — translation MFRRKFWLSLALTVPVVVTSHMVMDWFGYSLDFPGMSLVGPVLGSVVFFYGGWPFLVGGVREVRDRAPGMMLLISMAITVAYLASLATSFGAFDLDFWWELAALVTIMLLGHWQEMKAIGQAQGALSALAALLPDDAERLADDGQVQRVTVADLRAGDLVLVRSGARMPADGRITDGEAELDESMITGESRPVHRRVGDPVVAGTVATDSAIRVRVEAVGEDTALAGIQRLVAQAQASSGRAQMLADRFAALLFYVAMAAAVLTFAAWWAFGSLDDSVVRTVTVLVIACPHALGLAIPLVIALSTAVAAKAGILVKNRLALERMRTVDAMLFDKTGTLTRGAHTVTGVAAAPGHTEDEVLRLAAAVETDSEHPLARAIVAAATGRGPTSAATDFRSLTGRGVQANVDGTHYAVGGPALLGELDARVPPELTATAEGWSQRGAAVLHLLRLDGGRAEVLGAIGLADEVRPEARQAIAQLRRQGIDKIMMITGDARPVAEAVAADLGFRSGVDEVFAEVLPADKDKTVADLQARGLTVAMVGDGVNDAPALARADVGIAIGAGTDVAIESAGVVLASSDPRGVTGVIRLSKASYRKMLQNLGWAAGYNVVAIPLAAGVLAWAGLTLSPAVGAILMSASTIVVALNAQLLRRVQLAPDER, via the coding sequence ATGTTCCGCCGCAAGTTCTGGCTGAGTCTCGCGCTGACCGTGCCGGTCGTGGTCACCAGTCACATGGTGATGGACTGGTTCGGCTACTCGCTGGACTTTCCCGGTATGTCCCTGGTCGGCCCGGTACTCGGCTCGGTGGTGTTCTTCTACGGCGGCTGGCCGTTCCTGGTCGGCGGGGTACGCGAGGTCCGCGACCGCGCGCCCGGCATGATGCTGCTGATCTCGATGGCCATCACCGTCGCCTACCTGGCCTCGCTGGCCACCAGCTTCGGCGCCTTCGACCTGGACTTCTGGTGGGAGCTGGCGGCGCTGGTGACCATCATGCTGCTCGGTCACTGGCAGGAGATGAAGGCGATCGGGCAGGCGCAGGGGGCGCTTTCCGCGCTGGCCGCGCTGCTGCCCGACGACGCGGAGCGGTTGGCCGACGACGGGCAGGTCCAGCGGGTCACGGTGGCCGACCTGCGGGCCGGCGATCTGGTGCTGGTGCGCTCCGGCGCCCGGATGCCCGCCGACGGGCGGATCACCGACGGCGAAGCCGAGTTGGACGAGTCGATGATCACCGGAGAGTCCCGGCCGGTGCACCGGCGCGTCGGTGACCCGGTGGTGGCCGGCACCGTCGCGACCGACTCGGCGATCCGGGTACGGGTCGAGGCCGTCGGCGAGGACACCGCCCTGGCCGGCATCCAACGCCTCGTCGCACAGGCCCAGGCCTCCAGCGGCCGGGCCCAGATGCTCGCCGACCGGTTCGCCGCCCTGCTGTTCTACGTCGCGATGGCCGCCGCCGTGCTGACCTTCGCCGCCTGGTGGGCGTTCGGCAGCCTCGACGACTCCGTAGTACGGACGGTCACCGTACTGGTGATCGCCTGCCCGCACGCCCTGGGCCTGGCGATCCCCCTGGTGATCGCGTTGTCCACCGCCGTGGCGGCCAAGGCCGGGATCCTGGTCAAGAACCGGCTGGCCCTGGAGCGGATGCGCACCGTCGACGCGATGCTGTTCGACAAGACCGGCACCCTGACCAGGGGCGCGCACACCGTGACCGGGGTCGCGGCGGCCCCCGGGCACACCGAGGACGAGGTACTGCGACTGGCCGCGGCGGTGGAAACCGACAGCGAGCACCCACTGGCCCGGGCCATCGTGGCCGCCGCCACCGGACGCGGTCCGACGAGCGCCGCGACGGACTTCCGGTCGTTGACCGGCCGGGGTGTGCAGGCGAACGTGGATGGCACCCACTATGCCGTCGGCGGGCCGGCGCTGCTGGGCGAACTCGACGCCCGGGTCCCGCCGGAGCTGACCGCCACGGCCGAGGGCTGGTCGCAGCGTGGTGCCGCCGTACTGCATCTGCTGCGGCTCGACGGCGGCCGCGCCGAGGTGCTCGGCGCGATCGGGCTGGCCGACGAGGTCCGGCCCGAGGCCCGGCAGGCGATCGCCCAACTGCGCAGACAGGGCATCGACAAGATCATGATGATCACCGGAGACGCCCGGCCGGTCGCCGAGGCGGTCGCCGCCGATCTCGGCTTCCGGTCCGGCGTGGACGAGGTCTTCGCCGAGGTGCTGCCCGCCGACAAGGACAAGACGGTGGCGGACCTGCAGGCCCGGGGGCTGACCGTGGCGATGGTCGGCGACGGCGTCAACGACGCCCCGGCGCTGGCCCGTGCCGACGTCGGCATCGCGATCGGGGCCGGCACCGACGTCGCGATCGAGTCCGCCGGAGTCGTTCTCGCCTCGTCCGACCCGCGCGGGGTCACCGGGGTGATCCGGCTGTCGAAGGCCTCCTACCGCAAGATGCTGCAGAACCTGGGCTGGGCCGCCGGCTACAACGTCGTCGCCATTCCGCTCGCCGCCGGCGTGCTGGCCTGGGCCGGGCTGACGTTGAGCCCGGCGGTCGGGGCGATCCTGATGTCCGCGTCCACCATCGTGGTCGCCCTCAACGCGCAGTTGCTCCGCCGGGTGCAGCTCGCCCCGGACGAGCGGTAG
- a CDS encoding DedA family protein — MAVTVDTPPDQVGGLTGWVADVIARLGELGVGLLVALESVVPPIPSEVVLAMAGYLASQDRVNLVGVWVGATLGSLAGALLLYWLGAAIGEARLRRWLDKVPLVDLEDLDKADRWFDRYGRWAVLFGRMVPIVRSLVSVPAGADRMPLTQFSAYTTLGSGVWNALFVGAGFALGSQWQQVERYSRWFDVAIFVLLGGLVVYWVVGQVRRRRRRAAAGRRPSP, encoded by the coding sequence ATGGCCGTCACCGTCGACACCCCGCCGGACCAGGTCGGCGGGCTGACCGGCTGGGTCGCCGACGTCATAGCCCGGCTGGGTGAGCTCGGGGTCGGCCTGCTGGTGGCACTGGAGAGCGTCGTCCCGCCGATCCCCAGCGAGGTGGTGCTGGCGATGGCCGGCTACCTGGCCAGTCAGGACCGGGTGAACCTGGTCGGGGTCTGGGTCGGGGCGACGCTCGGCTCACTGGCCGGCGCGTTGCTGCTCTACTGGCTGGGTGCGGCGATCGGCGAGGCACGGCTGCGACGCTGGCTGGACAAGGTGCCGCTGGTCGATCTGGAGGACCTGGACAAGGCCGACCGGTGGTTCGACCGGTACGGGCGGTGGGCGGTGCTGTTCGGCCGGATGGTGCCGATCGTGCGGAGCCTGGTCTCAGTGCCGGCCGGTGCCGACCGGATGCCGTTGACCCAGTTCAGCGCCTACACCACGCTGGGCAGCGGGGTGTGGAACGCGCTGTTCGTCGGCGCCGGGTTCGCGCTCGGCTCACAGTGGCAGCAGGTCGAGCGGTACAGCCGCTGGTTCGACGTGGCGATCTTCGTACTCCTCGGTGGACTGGTCGTCTACTGGGTGGTCGGCCAGGTTCGGCGCCGCCGCCGTCGGGCTGCGGCAGGCCGCCGACCGTCGCCCTGA
- a CDS encoding LacI family DNA-binding transcriptional regulator, whose protein sequence is MATIYDVARKAKVSPATVSRVVNGHTNVDPALADRVRQAMRELDYRPNAVARNLRRSRTTLWAVVISDIGNPFFTALVRGVEDLAQQAGYSVVLCNTDEDPAKESRYLNAVLAEQVAGVIIAPSGPTADLGQLTAARVPVVVVDRQLHGGRTDTVLVDNEHGARLATAHLLDSGYRRIACITGRRGVWTACRRLGGYQRALTDAGQPYQEDLVRHADFRSDGGYRAMMELLRLRPRPDALFAANNLMTVGAVECLVDQGITVPAEMGVVGFDDLPWAHLVRPALTTVTQPTYQLGETAAQLLIERIADPDRAATTVTLPTKLQVRESSVRRRPPAVVDPGEA, encoded by the coding sequence ATGGCGACGATCTACGACGTTGCGCGGAAAGCGAAGGTCTCCCCAGCTACCGTCTCCCGGGTCGTCAACGGCCACACCAACGTGGATCCCGCGCTGGCGGACCGGGTCCGCCAAGCGATGCGCGAGCTGGACTACCGGCCCAACGCGGTGGCCCGTAACCTGCGCCGCAGCCGGACCACGTTGTGGGCGGTGGTGATCAGCGACATCGGCAACCCGTTCTTCACCGCCCTGGTCCGCGGCGTCGAGGACCTCGCCCAGCAGGCCGGCTACTCGGTCGTGCTGTGCAACACCGACGAGGATCCGGCCAAGGAGAGCCGCTACCTGAACGCGGTCCTCGCCGAACAGGTCGCCGGAGTGATCATCGCCCCGTCCGGGCCGACCGCCGACCTGGGGCAGCTCACCGCCGCTCGGGTGCCGGTGGTGGTGGTCGACCGGCAACTGCACGGCGGCCGGACCGACACCGTGCTGGTGGACAACGAGCACGGCGCCCGGCTGGCCACCGCGCACCTGCTCGACTCCGGTTACCGGCGGATCGCCTGCATCACCGGTCGACGTGGCGTCTGGACCGCCTGCCGACGGCTGGGCGGCTACCAGCGGGCACTGACCGATGCCGGGCAGCCGTACCAGGAGGATCTGGTCCGCCACGCCGATTTCCGCTCCGACGGCGGCTACCGCGCGATGATGGAGCTGCTGCGGCTGCGGCCGCGACCGGACGCGCTGTTCGCGGCGAACAACCTGATGACCGTCGGTGCGGTGGAGTGCCTGGTCGACCAGGGCATCACGGTGCCGGCGGAGATGGGTGTGGTCGGCTTCGACGACCTGCCGTGGGCGCATCTGGTACGGCCCGCGTTGACCACCGTCACCCAGCCGACATACCAGTTGGGCGAGACCGCCGCCCAGTTGCTCATCGAGCGGATCGCCGACCCTGACCGGGCCGCGACCACCGTCACCCTGCCCACCAAGCTGCAGGTCCGGGAGAGTTCTGTACGTCGCCGACCACCGGCGGTCGTTGACCCGGGTGAGGCGTAG
- a CDS encoding Hsp70 family protein, which yields MTEPILVVDVGASGTRVALVVADQTTLVKEPASGATSWPSSVCLADEGFLVGTPSEVRKRAMPRRYIDGPRRAVDAQAAMWLEHREVTGAEALTAYLTVVANEVRQLYGGQIDRLTLSVPADYLPGDPRRDAMLAVGAAAGFRDVELIDSAVAAALDPTTGDNLPAGGLVLVCDLGATWTVALVQVYGSHTVQLAQQTSPAGQELDALLINDLRTEGRAWLEPMLAAPGDAGLRAYHEAIDFARRLKHQLVDADEVVDHLTPLTPPYRLTRAWLDAFAEPALRWLVDGAAGVLGAVGAAPADLAAVVVAGGNAYLPAVHTTLRSGLGIIDAGSPGPLRCGPDPELAVLRGAARFAAGASGRTVTAEPQRWRTEPTSWEIPGGRARLLRWCVPPGEPYPAGAVLAHIRTPDERVFELTAAQHGRQLGQQAYPGDLVGPVLVVATAKDAVALQRQPPPRRRHLESTGSWLLTPDREHLVECDPAARLVRLRAIADDTVRAEFRPEHTAGAEPTGRVFVDPDGRLAVVAWATDGFISVWDIETGKLSARFRDPGEPYRVLIDETGWRAAAEGRAKAVGRYRRTVTTLWDLRTGSQIDRITDDRWQQRMPEFAEHSRREGFGTAAVSADGQLRAAVADALDGIAAVVLQDTSTGQELFRVLGGTGQRVRVGFSADSRHLLANWESNERSLIDVWDV from the coding sequence ATGACCGAGCCGATCCTGGTGGTCGATGTCGGCGCCTCGGGCACCCGGGTGGCGCTGGTCGTCGCAGACCAGACGACCCTGGTCAAGGAACCGGCCAGCGGAGCAACCAGCTGGCCGTCCTCGGTGTGCCTGGCGGACGAGGGATTCCTGGTCGGCACCCCGTCCGAGGTACGTAAACGGGCCATGCCGCGGCGGTACATCGACGGGCCGCGCCGGGCCGTCGACGCCCAGGCCGCCATGTGGCTGGAACACCGTGAGGTCACCGGCGCCGAGGCGCTCACCGCGTACCTCACCGTGGTCGCCAACGAGGTGCGCCAGCTGTACGGCGGCCAGATCGACCGGCTGACCCTGTCCGTGCCGGCGGACTACCTGCCCGGCGACCCCCGCCGGGACGCGATGCTCGCCGTCGGTGCGGCCGCCGGGTTCCGCGACGTGGAGCTGATCGACAGCGCGGTGGCGGCGGCGCTGGACCCGACGACCGGCGACAACCTGCCGGCCGGCGGGCTGGTACTGGTCTGTGACCTCGGCGCGACCTGGACCGTCGCGCTGGTGCAGGTGTACGGCAGCCACACCGTCCAGCTCGCTCAGCAGACCAGCCCGGCCGGGCAAGAGCTCGACGCGCTGCTCATCAACGACCTGCGGACCGAGGGGCGGGCCTGGCTGGAGCCGATGCTCGCCGCACCCGGCGACGCCGGACTGCGGGCCTACCACGAGGCGATCGATTTCGCCCGCCGGCTCAAGCACCAGCTGGTCGACGCCGACGAGGTGGTCGATCACCTCACCCCGCTCACCCCGCCGTACCGGCTGACCCGGGCCTGGCTGGACGCGTTCGCCGAACCGGCGCTGCGCTGGCTGGTGGACGGCGCCGCGGGTGTGCTGGGCGCGGTCGGCGCCGCACCGGCCGACCTGGCCGCGGTGGTCGTCGCCGGCGGCAACGCCTACCTGCCGGCGGTGCACACCACGCTGCGGTCCGGCCTCGGCATCATCGACGCCGGGTCGCCGGGGCCGCTGCGCTGCGGCCCGGACCCGGAGCTGGCGGTGCTGCGCGGCGCGGCCCGGTTCGCGGCCGGCGCCAGCGGACGCACCGTCACCGCCGAGCCTCAGCGGTGGCGCACCGAGCCGACCTCGTGGGAGATTCCGGGCGGTCGGGCCCGGCTGCTGCGCTGGTGCGTGCCGCCGGGCGAGCCCTATCCGGCCGGGGCGGTGCTCGCCCACATCCGTACCCCCGACGAGCGGGTCTTCGAGCTCACCGCCGCCCAGCACGGCCGGCAGTTGGGCCAGCAGGCGTACCCGGGCGACCTGGTCGGCCCGGTCCTGGTGGTGGCCACCGCGAAGGACGCGGTGGCCCTGCAGCGCCAACCGCCGCCCCGGCGGCGGCACCTGGAGTCCACCGGGAGCTGGCTGCTCACCCCGGACCGCGAGCATCTGGTGGAGTGCGACCCGGCGGCCCGGCTGGTCCGGCTCCGGGCGATCGCCGACGACACGGTCCGCGCCGAGTTCCGCCCGGAGCACACCGCCGGCGCGGAGCCGACCGGCCGGGTGTTCGTCGACCCGGACGGCCGGTTGGCGGTGGTGGCCTGGGCCACGGACGGGTTCATCTCGGTGTGGGACATCGAGACCGGCAAGCTCAGCGCCCGGTTCCGCGACCCGGGCGAGCCGTACCGGGTGCTGATCGACGAGACCGGGTGGCGGGCGGCGGCCGAGGGCCGGGCGAAGGCGGTAGGCCGGTACCGGCGCACCGTGACGACCCTGTGGGACCTGCGTACCGGCAGCCAGATCGACCGGATCACCGACGACCGGTGGCAGCAGCGGATGCCGGAGTTCGCCGAGCACAGCCGGCGGGAAGGGTTCGGCACGGCTGCGGTCAGCGCCGACGGGCAGCTGCGGGCGGCGGTCGCCGACGCGCTCGACGGCATCGCCGCGGTGGTCCTGCAGGACACCTCGACCGGGCAGGAGCTGTTCCGGGTGCTGGGTGGCACCGGGCAGCGGGTCCGGGTCGGGTTCAGCGCCGACAGCCGGCACCTGCTGGCCAACTGGGAGTCCAACGAGCGGAGCCTGATCGATGTCTGGGATGTCTGA
- a CDS encoding chitinase, with translation MKPVRIVAPVLAAVLAAAGVIWAAGPALAAGPTATFVKTSDWGSGWEAKVTVANGGATAITAWTVAFDLPAGTTVGTYWDALLSVSGQRFTFTNRSWNGHLAPGASVSFGFLGSGPGSPTNCTLNGAPCGGQQPPPTTTAPPPTTPPTTAPPTTTPPTTAPPPTTPPPTDDGLPEHFLTGYWHNFDNPAVELRLRDVPAEYDLIAVAFAEATSTPGAVSFGIDPGLSASLGGYTDAQFKADVATLHQRGKKVIISIGGETGRVAVSDPASAAALTDSLYRLIQDYGFDGVDIDLENGLNPTYMAQAMRALRSRTGPGLIITMAPQTIDMQSPSVSYFKLALDIRDILTVVHTQFYNSGSMLGCDQAFAYSQGTVNFLTALACLQLESGLRPDQVALGLPAGPGAAGGGIVAPTMVNQALDCLARGTSCGSFRPPRTYPGIRGAMTWSINWDVTNGSGFARTVKPHLATLP, from the coding sequence ATGAAACCCGTACGGATAGTCGCCCCGGTGCTGGCTGCGGTCCTCGCCGCCGCAGGGGTGATCTGGGCGGCCGGCCCGGCCCTGGCCGCCGGCCCCACCGCGACCTTCGTGAAAACCTCCGACTGGGGCAGCGGTTGGGAAGCCAAGGTCACCGTCGCCAACGGTGGCGCCACCGCCATCACCGCCTGGACCGTCGCCTTCGACCTGCCGGCCGGCACCACGGTCGGCACCTACTGGGACGCCCTGCTCAGCGTCTCCGGGCAGCGGTTCACCTTCACCAACCGCAGCTGGAACGGTCACCTCGCGCCAGGCGCGTCGGTCTCGTTCGGGTTCCTCGGTAGCGGGCCGGGCAGCCCGACCAACTGCACCCTCAACGGTGCGCCCTGCGGCGGCCAGCAGCCGCCGCCGACGACGACGGCCCCACCCCCCACCACGCCCCCGACTACCGCTCCGCCCACCACCACGCCGCCGACGACGGCCCCACCCCCCACCACGCCGCCGCCGACCGACGATGGGCTGCCGGAGCACTTTCTCACCGGCTATTGGCACAACTTCGACAATCCGGCCGTCGAGCTGCGGCTTCGCGACGTGCCGGCCGAGTACGACCTGATCGCGGTCGCCTTCGCCGAGGCCACCAGCACCCCCGGCGCGGTCAGCTTCGGCATCGACCCGGGGCTGTCCGCCTCGCTCGGCGGCTACACCGACGCTCAGTTCAAGGCTGACGTCGCCACCCTGCACCAGCGTGGCAAGAAGGTGATCATCTCGATCGGCGGGGAGACCGGCCGGGTCGCGGTCAGCGACCCCGCGTCCGCCGCCGCGCTCACCGACAGCCTGTACCGGCTGATCCAGGACTACGGCTTCGACGGCGTCGACATCGACCTGGAGAACGGGCTCAACCCGACCTACATGGCGCAGGCGATGCGCGCGCTGCGCAGCCGGACCGGGCCAGGGCTGATCATCACGATGGCACCGCAGACCATCGACATGCAGTCACCGTCGGTGTCGTACTTCAAACTGGCGTTGGACATCCGAGACATCCTGACCGTGGTGCACACCCAGTTCTACAACTCCGGGTCGATGCTCGGCTGCGACCAGGCGTTCGCCTACAGCCAGGGCACGGTCAACTTTCTGACCGCGCTGGCCTGCCTGCAACTGGAATCGGGCCTGCGGCCCGACCAGGTGGCTCTCGGCCTGCCCGCCGGCCCGGGAGCGGCCGGCGGCGGCATCGTCGCCCCGACGATGGTCAACCAGGCCCTGGACTGCCTGGCCCGGGGCACCAGCTGCGGCAGTTTCCGGCCGCCTCGCACCTACCCCGGCATCCGGGGCGCGATGACCTGGTCGATCAACTGGGACGTGACCAACGGCAGCGGGTTCGCCCGTACCGTCAAGCCGCACCTGGCGACGCTGCCCTGA
- a CDS encoding Gfo/Idh/MocA family protein: MALRFGLFGTGHWAAETHAAGLAAHPGAELVGVWGRDRAKATALAQRYGVAPYPDVDALLADVDAVAVALPPDVQARIAVRAADAGRHLLLDKPLALTLPDADRIVAAVTRRDVASVVFFTSRFNPSMIDFLARSADGAWHGARGALFAAISEPGNPYGASPWRHTYGGLWDIGPHVLSVVLPVLGPVARVAAMPGPAGGVHLLLRHTGGATSTLSLNLDGPVAAKTFDVTFFGEPGIVPVPHRDVTTGQAFHSAVDALLGQVTAGAPGHPCDVRFGRQVVAVLAAADTARAEQRIVDVPAGKPVA; this comes from the coding sequence ATGGCATTGCGGTTCGGTCTGTTCGGCACCGGGCACTGGGCGGCCGAGACCCACGCGGCCGGGCTCGCCGCGCACCCCGGCGCGGAGCTGGTCGGGGTCTGGGGGCGGGACCGGGCGAAGGCCACGGCGCTGGCGCAGCGGTACGGCGTCGCACCGTACCCGGACGTGGACGCGTTGCTCGCCGACGTCGACGCGGTCGCCGTCGCCCTACCGCCCGATGTGCAGGCCCGGATCGCGGTCCGCGCCGCCGACGCCGGCCGGCACCTGCTGCTGGACAAGCCGCTGGCGCTGACCCTGCCGGACGCCGACCGGATCGTCGCGGCGGTCACCCGGCGGGACGTCGCCTCGGTGGTCTTCTTCACCAGCCGGTTCAACCCATCCATGATCGACTTTCTGGCCCGGTCGGCCGACGGTGCCTGGCACGGTGCCCGGGGCGCGCTGTTCGCGGCGATCTCCGAGCCCGGCAACCCGTACGGCGCCTCGCCCTGGCGGCACACCTACGGCGGGCTGTGGGACATCGGCCCGCACGTGCTGTCGGTGGTGCTGCCGGTGCTCGGTCCGGTCGCCCGGGTCGCCGCGATGCCCGGCCCGGCCGGTGGGGTGCACCTGCTGCTGCGGCACACCGGCGGGGCCACCAGCACGCTGTCGCTCAACCTGGACGGCCCGGTGGCGGCGAAGACCTTCGACGTCACGTTCTTCGGCGAGCCCGGGATCGTGCCGGTGCCGCACCGGGACGTGACCACCGGACAGGCGTTCCACTCGGCCGTCGACGCGCTGCTCGGGCAGGTCACCGCCGGGGCACCGGGACACCCCTGCGACGTACGGTTCGGCCGGCAGGTGGTGGCCGTGCTGGCCGCCGCCGACACCGCCCGGGCCGAGCAGCGCATCGTCGACGTACCGGCTGGAAAACCGGTCGCCTGA
- a CDS encoding TMEM165/GDT1 family protein — protein MDGFLAATVISFGVIFVAELGDKSQLMALTFATRFRTWPVLVGITAATAVVHLVSVALGYGLGVALPTGWIALAAALAFIGFGFWTLRGDTLTDEESRRAQRTTRTAVIAVFTAFFLAELGDKTMLATITLATRHGWFGTWLGSTLGMVAADALAIVVGRLLGRRLPERVIAYGAAALFFVFGCWLLVEAVVELAG, from the coding sequence ATGGACGGCTTCCTTGCCGCGACCGTGATCAGCTTCGGCGTGATCTTCGTCGCCGAGCTGGGCGACAAGTCACAGCTGATGGCGTTGACCTTCGCCACCCGATTCAGGACCTGGCCGGTGCTGGTCGGCATCACCGCGGCCACCGCCGTCGTGCACCTGGTGTCGGTCGCCCTGGGGTACGGCCTCGGCGTGGCCCTGCCCACCGGCTGGATCGCGCTGGCCGCCGCGCTGGCGTTCATCGGGTTCGGCTTCTGGACGCTGCGCGGCGACACCCTGACTGATGAGGAGTCCCGCCGGGCGCAGCGGACCACCAGGACGGCGGTGATCGCCGTGTTCACCGCCTTCTTCCTGGCTGAGCTGGGGGACAAGACGATGCTGGCCACGATCACGTTGGCCACCCGGCACGGCTGGTTCGGCACCTGGCTCGGCTCCACGCTCGGCATGGTCGCGGCCGACGCGCTGGCCATCGTGGTGGGCCGGCTGCTCGGCAGGCGGCTTCCCGAGCGGGTGATCGCGTACGGGGCGGCCGCGCTGTTCTTCGTGTTCGGCTGCTGGCTGCTGGTCGAGGCGGTCGTCGAACTGGCCGGCTGA
- a CDS encoding cupin domain-containing protein, with amino-acid sequence MQHFTIATVAEQSTDFRRVLWTGEHSQLVIMTIPPGGEIGEEVHEDIDQILTFVSGVGEALVAGERRAVAAGDLVAVPAGTKHNFVNTGPNPLVLYTVYGPPEHADGAVHHTKEEADAAEESGQDEPPTS; translated from the coding sequence ATGCAGCACTTCACGATCGCCACCGTCGCTGAGCAGAGCACCGATTTCCGTCGGGTGCTCTGGACGGGTGAGCACTCCCAGCTTGTAATCATGACCATTCCGCCGGGCGGCGAGATCGGCGAGGAGGTCCACGAGGACATCGACCAGATCCTCACCTTCGTCAGCGGTGTCGGCGAAGCGCTGGTGGCCGGCGAGCGGCGGGCCGTCGCCGCCGGTGACCTGGTCGCCGTGCCGGCCGGCACCAAGCACAACTTCGTCAACACCGGCCCCAACCCACTGGTGCTCTACACCGTCTACGGCCCGCCGGAGCACGCCGACGGTGCGGTACACCACACCAAGGAGGAGGCGGACGCGGCGGAGGAGTCCGGCCAGGACGAGCCACCCACGTCGTGA
- a CDS encoding Hsp70 family protein: MSGMSDQPVLVVDFGTSSSAAMVVTGETGELVPDPVTGAPTWPSAVHWDGQSMIVGALAERRKRSEPTAFAAEFKRGMAADVPVALGDRRFRPIEQVAAVLTALRAEAERRYGAPVHRTVVTVPASYGPDDPRRAQMIAAAEAAGLGPVELLPEPVAAAFAPVAGPPPVAGELVLVYDLGGGTFDTALVRIDERWHEVLGHAAIDDCGGRDIDALLAGRIHADGQQWLAPLLASAAASRSAPATLRLGMAVTDFANRIKHQLSDTPAVEDFLLPDTPAYRLTRADLAQLVAPLLDRTIACCRQMLAAVGVPPASIGSVLLVGGGARMPAVAQAVHDAFQRPLRQVEQPELATVHGAARWLPRSGPRTIRASTETTGMVPLSFSIPGGSARLHRWLVVPGQPYPAGTPLARVRLPGGALWDLVAATPGTLDRLLVPPSAEVASHQWLALATA, translated from the coding sequence ATGTCTGGGATGTCTGACCAGCCCGTCCTGGTGGTCGACTTCGGCACCTCCTCCTCCGCCGCGATGGTGGTCACCGGTGAAACCGGCGAGCTGGTTCCGGACCCGGTCACCGGCGCGCCGACCTGGCCGTCAGCGGTGCACTGGGACGGCCAGAGCATGATCGTCGGCGCGTTGGCGGAGCGGCGGAAACGGTCCGAGCCGACCGCGTTCGCCGCCGAGTTCAAACGCGGCATGGCCGCCGACGTGCCGGTGGCGCTGGGCGACCGCCGGTTCCGGCCGATCGAGCAGGTCGCGGCGGTGCTGACCGCGCTGCGGGCGGAGGCCGAGCGGCGGTACGGCGCCCCGGTGCACCGGACGGTGGTGACGGTTCCGGCGTCGTACGGCCCGGACGACCCGCGCCGCGCGCAGATGATCGCGGCGGCCGAAGCGGCCGGTCTCGGCCCGGTCGAGCTGCTGCCGGAGCCGGTCGCGGCCGCGTTCGCCCCGGTCGCCGGCCCACCGCCGGTCGCCGGCGAGCTGGTGCTGGTCTACGACCTGGGCGGGGGCACCTTCGACACCGCACTGGTGCGCATCGACGAACGCTGGCACGAGGTGCTCGGGCACGCGGCGATCGACGACTGCGGCGGCCGGGACATCGACGCGCTGCTGGCCGGGCGGATCCACGCCGACGGGCAGCAGTGGCTGGCGCCGCTGCTGGCCAGTGCCGCGGCCAGCCGGTCCGCCCCGGCCACGTTGCGGCTCGGCATGGCGGTCACCGACTTCGCGAACCGGATCAAGCACCAGCTCAGTGACACCCCGGCGGTGGAGGACTTCCTGCTGCCGGACACTCCGGCGTACCGGCTGACCCGGGCCGACCTGGCGCAGCTGGTGGCTCCGCTGCTGGACCGCACGATCGCCTGCTGCCGGCAGATGCTGGCCGCTGTCGGGGTGCCACCGGCCAGCATCGGATCGGTGCTGCTGGTCGGCGGCGGGGCCCGGATGCCGGCCGTGGCGCAGGCGGTGCACGACGCCTTCCAACGCCCGCTGCGTCAGGTGGAGCAGCCGGAGCTGGCGACCGTGCACGGTGCGGCCCGGTGGCTGCCGCGCAGCGGCCCGCGAACCATCCGGGCGTCGACGGAGACCACCGGGATGGTTCCGCTGTCGTTCAGCATCCCGGGCGGGTCCGCGCGGCTGCATCGCTGGCTGGTGGTGCCGGGCCAGCCGTATCCGGCGGGCACCCCGCTGGCCCGGGTCCGGCTGCCCGGTGGCGCACTGTGGGACCTGGTGGCCGCGACACCGGGCACACTCGACCGGCTGCTGGTGCCGCCCAGCGCCGAGGTGGCCAGCCACCAGTGGCTGGCGCTGGCCACCGCCTGA